From the Oncorhynchus nerka isolate Pitt River linkage group LG20, Oner_Uvic_2.0, whole genome shotgun sequence genome, one window contains:
- the LOC115101752 gene encoding protein-lysine 6-oxidase-like, with product MAKWSVLLFYLQGLGYLITGQQQPPRERVGPWRQRIQWKNNGQVYSLMSTGSEYQPLARPRSQSTVYVSTRRDGTGQTQPGTREGRVAHIRSGRVESNLGAEHLRDQTNNVLDPGSVALGHDNGQYVVANAPRHSGARQQPAVPYRAGVAGSPGARRYSPEYTYRVNASVTALLPEFSGSGIPRRGTPVTQDATGDARSGVHASPPRGSEAVLVPGGEYQQIRAEPEASISRQTAQMEHSNSGYVVPNGRDAPPLPRPDNSAETSIEAASNGEDMVSDDPRNPFKNHRNSVFYNMYPSRGRTPVVRTRRPPAPAPGTGYGTRYFQNGLPDLVPDPYSIQAGAYIQRMQMYSLRCAAEENCLARSASTARDIDYRVLLRFPQKVKNQGTTDFLPVKPRHQWEWHSCHQHYHSMDAFSNYDLLEVTTGRKVAEGHKASFCLEDTGCDAGFRRRYACTAHTQGLSPGCHDTYAANIDCQWIDITDVPTGNYVLRVTVNPNYHVQESDYSNNVVRCDVTYTGTQVQTRNCRLTRG from the exons ATGGCGAAATGGTCGGTTTTACTCTTTTACCTCCAAGGACTGGGTTATCTTATTACTGGACAGCAGCAGCCACCGCGTGAGCGAGTGGGGCCTTGGCGGCAGAGGATTCAGTGGAAGAATAACGGTCAGGTGTACAGTCTAATGAGCACCGGGTCAGAGTATCAACCACTGGCGCGCCCAAGGAGCCAGTCCACGGTATACGTGAGCACTAGGAGGGATGGCACCGGCCAGACGCAGCCTGGAACGCGGGAAGGCAGAGTGGCTCACATAAGATCTGGACGAGTGGAATCGAATTTAGGCGCAGAACATTTACGGGACCAAACCAACAATGTTCTAGATCCTGGATCTGTAGCTCTAGGACATGACAATGGGCAGTACGTGGTGGCCAATGCTCCGCGGCACTCAGGCGCCAGACAGCAACCTGCGGTTCCATACCGAGCGGGAGTGGCGGGGTCCCCTGGCGCACGGCGCTACTCTCCAGAGTACACATACCGAGTCAACGCATCAGTCACCGCGCTGCTCCCCGAGTTCTCCGGTAGCGGAATACCGAGGAGAGGAACGCCAGTCACTCAGGATGCTACCGGGGATGCTCGCTCGGGGGTTCATGCCTCTCCACCCCGGGGAAGCGAGGCAGTGCttgtgccgggtggagaataCCAACAGATACGCGCTGAGCCGGAAGCATCCATCTCCAGGCAAACCGCACAAATGGAACATTCCAACTCAGGTTATGTCGTCCCCAACGGCAGGGATGCTCCTCCACTACCCAGACCCGATAACAGTGCTGAGACGTCGATCGAGGCAGCGAGTAACGGCGAGGACATGGTCTCGGACGACCCTAGGAACCCTTTTAAAAACCACCGGAATTCCGTTTTCTACAACATGTACCCCTCCAGAGGCAGAACGCCGGTAGTGCGCACGCGGCGTCCCCCGGCGCCAGCTCCTGGCACTGGATACGGAACCAGATATTTCCAGAATG GGCTCCCAGACCTCGTCCCAGACCCGTATTCCATCCAGGCTGGTGCCTACATCCAGCGGATGCAGATGTACTCGCTGCGCTGTGCAGCTGAGGAGAACTGTTTGGCGAG GTCAGCGAGCACAGCCAGGGACATAGACTACAGAGTACTGCTCCGCTTCCCCCAGAAGGTCAAGAACCAAGGCACAACGGACTTCCTTCCGGTCAAACCAAGACACCAGTGGGAATGGCACAGCTGTCACCA ACACTACCACAGTATGGATGCCTTCAGTAACTATGATCTGCTGGAGGTCACAACAGGAAGGAAGGTGGCAGAGGGACACAAGGCCAGTTTTTGTCTGGAGGACACGGGCTGTGATGCTGGATTCAGACGCCGCTACGCATGCACAGCACATACACAG GGGCTGAGTCCAGGATGTCATGATACATATGCAGCGAATATTGACTGTCAGTGGATCGACATCACTGATGTTCCTACAGGAAACTACGTCCTGAGG GTCACAGTCAACCCCAATTATCATGTGCAAGAGTCAGACTATTCCAACAACGTGGTGAGATGTGATGTCACATACACAGGTACTCAGGTTCAAACACGGAACTGTCGGCTAACCAG GGGTTAA